One genomic segment of Rivularia sp. PCC 7116 includes these proteins:
- a CDS encoding aminotransferase class I/II-fold pyridoxal phosphate-dependent enzyme: MVNYVAHNPWLVSYQANPQARIRLFCFPHGGSGPQLFRDWHKELSETIELCVIQPPGRGSRLKELPYTQMKPLVNAIVEELLPYMDKPFAFFGHSLGGLVCFEVTRELRRQLKPGPIHLFIISCRAPQLPASGTPSYNLPDNEFIEKMRRGNSTPVEILTNPKLMNLFLPPIRADAVLGDTYQYCIGEPLDCPISAFGGTEDSIVSQNELNDWRYQTHNSFKLEMFEGDHFFLKNDSASFLKVLKEQLDQYVDESTSNLTAVENLLSIENWLKIWISNKLAIEIEHIDKNKSFFRYGLDSVTAVSLVEDIRKSLKSEISPTIIWDYSNIESLAKYLFNQKSTSEKLPDNILNRKQQAIDILPEYYNFSLNKNYLNLKQEIHKLEVIEGGGNPYFKVNENTSSDTTVIDGKEFINYSSYNYLGLSGDAKVNSFVKESIDLYGTSVSASRIISGEKPIHRQLEREIANLIGVSDSIVFVGGHATNVTTISHLFGDKDLILCDSLSHNSISEGCSFSGAKILPFTHNNWQALDNLLATHRHNFQQVLIVIEGIYSADGDIPDLPKFIEVKKHHKVFLMIDEAHSIGVLGKQGRGIGEYYGINPNDVDIWMGTLSKSFASCGGYIAGNSALIEYLKYTAPGFIYSVGMSPANTAAALAAIQFLKAQPERIVNLHARAKLFLELAQKYQLNTGFSQNTPIIPIIIGDSLKCIKLSQALFRRGINVQPMIYPSVPENMARLRFFITSKHTEEQIKFTVDALIKELKKLQN; encoded by the coding sequence ATGGTAAATTATGTTGCTCACAACCCATGGCTAGTTTCTTATCAAGCAAACCCCCAAGCGCGTATTCGCTTATTCTGCTTTCCCCATGGCGGTTCTGGACCACAATTATTTAGGGACTGGCACAAAGAACTTTCGGAAACAATTGAGTTATGTGTGATTCAGCCTCCTGGACGGGGTAGTCGGCTTAAAGAACTTCCGTATACTCAAATGAAACCCCTTGTGAATGCAATTGTAGAAGAGCTTCTTCCATACATGGATAAGCCTTTTGCTTTCTTCGGTCATAGTTTAGGAGGTCTGGTTTGCTTTGAGGTCACTCGTGAACTTCGTAGACAATTAAAACCTGGTCCCATTCATTTGTTTATTATCAGTTGTCGTGCTCCTCAATTGCCTGCATCTGGAACTCCTTCTTATAATTTACCGGACAATGAGTTTATAGAAAAAATGCGCCGTGGTAATAGTACTCCGGTGGAAATTCTCACAAATCCTAAATTAATGAATCTTTTTTTACCTCCAATACGAGCAGACGCTGTACTTGGTGATACCTATCAATACTGCATCGGGGAACCCCTTGATTGCCCAATCTCTGCATTTGGAGGTACGGAAGACTCGATAGTTAGTCAAAATGAACTTAACGATTGGCGTTACCAGACACATAATTCTTTCAAGCTAGAAATGTTTGAGGGCGATCATTTTTTTCTGAAAAATGACTCAGCATCTTTTTTAAAAGTCTTAAAAGAGCAACTCGATCAATATGTGGATGAAAGTACTAGCAATCTAACAGCAGTAGAAAACTTATTATCAATTGAAAATTGGCTAAAAATATGGATAAGTAATAAATTAGCAATAGAAATTGAACATATTGATAAAAATAAATCATTTTTTAGATATGGTCTTGATTCTGTAACCGCAGTGAGTTTAGTAGAAGATATAAGAAAATCTTTAAAGAGTGAAATTTCACCTACAATAATTTGGGATTATTCAAATATTGAATCCCTCGCAAAATATTTATTTAATCAGAAATCTACATCAGAAAAATTACCAGATAATATACTGAATAGAAAACAACAAGCAATAGATATTTTGCCTGAATACTATAATTTTAGTTTGAATAAAAATTATCTTAATTTAAAACAAGAAATTCATAAATTAGAGGTTATTGAAGGTGGTGGTAACCCATATTTTAAAGTAAATGAAAATACAAGTAGCGATACTACTGTAATTGATGGAAAAGAATTTATCAATTACTCAAGTTACAACTATTTAGGATTATCTGGTGATGCTAAAGTCAACTCATTTGTGAAAGAATCAATTGATTTGTACGGGACTTCTGTCTCCGCAAGTCGCATAATATCTGGAGAAAAACCCATACATCGTCAATTAGAGAGGGAAATTGCGAATCTCATAGGAGTCTCTGACAGCATAGTTTTCGTGGGAGGACACGCAACAAATGTTACTACAATTAGTCATTTATTTGGTGATAAAGATTTAATTTTATGTGATTCTCTAAGTCATAATAGTATCTCAGAAGGTTGTTCTTTCTCAGGGGCAAAAATACTTCCTTTTACTCATAATAACTGGCAAGCATTAGACAATTTATTAGCAACTCATAGACACAATTTTCAACAGGTATTAATTGTAATTGAGGGTATTTATAGCGCTGATGGTGATATTCCCGATCTACCCAAATTTATTGAGGTGAAAAAGCATCATAAAGTTTTTTTAATGATTGATGAGGCTCACTCAATTGGTGTACTAGGAAAACAAGGTCGTGGAATTGGCGAATATTATGGAATAAATCCTAATGATGTAGATATATGGATGGGAACTCTTAGTAAATCCTTTGCTAGTTGTGGTGGATATATAGCAGGTAATAGTGCTTTAATTGAATACCTCAAATATACCGCTCCAGGATTTATTTATAGTGTAGGGATGTCTCCTGCAAATACAGCAGCAGCATTGGCAGCAATTCAATTCCTCAAAGCCCAACCAGAGCGTATAGTAAACTTACATGCCAGAGCAAAGCTATTTCTAGAACTCGCACAAAAATACCAACTAAATACTGGATTTAGTCAAAATACGCCAATAATTCCTATTATTATTGGTGATTCATTAAAGTGTATTAAACTTTCTCAAGCTTTATTTCGGCGTGGTATTAATGTTCAGCCAATGATTTACCCATCAGTACCAGAAAATATGGCTCGGTTGCGTTTTTTTATAACTTCCAAGCATACAGAAGAACAAATTAAGTTTACTGTAGACGCTCTTATTAAAGAGCTAAAAAAGCTGCAAAACTAG
- a CDS encoding acyl-CoA desaturase has protein sequence MAGNLIEPLDIGLFLGMWFVSGTGITVGFHRHFAHHSFKTSKPLRIVLAIMGCMAAQGPVIYWVSLHRRHHENSDQVGDPHSPHLEKESILQLFRGLWYAHIGWMFNHEFPNPFNYTPDLVGDKTISWVDRLYFFWLFLGLAIPTFMGGVIKGSWSGAFDGFLWGGLVRLFFTENFIWSINSITHVYGHRWFNTNEQSRNNIWLAIPTIGEAWHNNHHAFPKSAKFGLKWWQIDLGYWFIRILEMFGLVWDVQVPTVGMIEAKKIA, from the coding sequence ATGGCAGGAAATCTTATCGAACCTTTAGATATAGGACTTTTCTTAGGTATGTGGTTTGTAAGTGGAACTGGTATTACAGTGGGCTTTCACCGCCACTTTGCCCACCATAGCTTCAAAACCAGCAAACCTTTAAGAATTGTTCTAGCAATTATGGGTTGTATGGCTGCACAAGGACCTGTAATTTATTGGGTTTCGCTACACAGAAGACATCATGAAAACAGCGACCAAGTTGGAGATCCTCATTCACCCCACTTAGAGAAAGAAAGCATTTTACAACTATTTCGGGGTCTATGGTATGCCCATATTGGCTGGATGTTCAACCATGAATTTCCCAATCCATTTAACTATACTCCAGACCTTGTTGGAGACAAAACTATTTCTTGGGTGGATCGGCTTTACTTTTTCTGGCTTTTTCTGGGATTAGCTATCCCCACTTTTATGGGAGGTGTAATCAAGGGGTCTTGGAGCGGAGCATTTGACGGATTTCTTTGGGGAGGACTTGTAAGATTGTTTTTTACTGAAAACTTTATTTGGAGTATCAATTCCATTACTCATGTTTATGGTCATCGTTGGTTTAATACCAATGAGCAAAGTAGAAACAATATTTGGTTAGCCATCCCCACTATTGGAGAAGCTTGGCATAACAACCATCATGCTTTTCCCAAATCTGCGAAGTTTGGGTTGAAATGGTGGCAAATTGATTTGGGTTACTGGTTCATCCGCATCCTTGAAATGTTTGGTTTGGTTTGGGATGTCCAAGTTCCTACTGTAGGAATGATAGAGGCTAAAAAAATAGCGTAG
- a CDS encoding acyl carrier protein, with protein sequence MEIKATQMHQLNTAYESQKENTQEDANHPKTAADIQEWLVSYLTVSLEIELENVDRTIPFEHYGLDSLKALALTGDLEDWLGYEVDPTLMYDSHTIETLAQHLVEEYE encoded by the coding sequence ATGGAAATCAAAGCTACTCAAATGCATCAGTTAAATACTGCTTACGAAAGTCAAAAAGAAAATACTCAAGAAGATGCTAATCATCCTAAAACAGCAGCAGATATTCAGGAATGGTTAGTTTCCTATCTAACAGTGTCTTTGGAAATTGAACTGGAGAATGTAGATCGGACAATTCCCTTTGAACACTATGGTCTGGATTCCTTAAAAGCTTTAGCACTAACGGGTGATTTGGAAGATTGGCTCGGATATGAAGTCGATCCAACTCTCATGTACGACAGCCACACGATAGAAACTCTAGCACAGCATTTAGTAGAAGAGTATGAATAG
- a CDS encoding cyclopropane-fatty-acyl-phospholipid synthase family protein, whose product MNRLIHKNSEVSTQAMEQDYKGTSAEAIQYHYDDGNDFFRIWLDNTMAYTCAMWEKEEGLEALETAQIRKLDFHINQAKAKGAKRVLDIGCGWGSLLKRLVEVHGVEKAVGVTLSKAQIEQVESFKNPGIEVYLENWADHHPEEPYDAILGIEVLEHVVQVKLPETEKVKAYRNFFERCHKWLKPGGWMSLQTIVYDNMRPENFSEFLTTEVFPESDHATLAELVKARERLFEIVTIRNDRQDYELTCKAWLSRLKENRTAAINLVGSEVVARYEKYLKFCMIGFHTGSINLARITMRRIDKPCK is encoded by the coding sequence ATGAATAGATTGATACATAAAAATTCCGAGGTATCTACTCAGGCTATGGAGCAAGATTACAAGGGCACATCGGCTGAGGCTATCCAGTATCATTACGACGATGGTAATGATTTTTTCAGAATCTGGTTAGATAATACTATGGCTTATACCTGTGCTATGTGGGAAAAAGAAGAAGGGCTTGAAGCTTTAGAAACAGCCCAAATCCGAAAACTGGATTTCCATATTAACCAAGCAAAAGCCAAGGGAGCTAAACGAGTTTTAGATATTGGCTGTGGTTGGGGTTCGCTCTTAAAACGCTTGGTAGAAGTACATGGTGTTGAAAAAGCAGTTGGTGTAACCTTGAGTAAAGCTCAGATAGAGCAGGTTGAATCTTTCAAAAACCCTGGGATCGAGGTTTATTTGGAAAATTGGGCAGATCATCATCCTGAAGAACCTTATGATGCTATTTTGGGGATCGAAGTACTCGAACATGTTGTCCAGGTAAAACTACCTGAAACCGAGAAAGTAAAGGCTTATCGAAATTTCTTCGAGCGCTGCCACAAATGGTTGAAGCCTGGAGGTTGGATGTCTTTGCAAACCATAGTATATGACAACATGCGCCCAGAAAACTTCAGTGAGTTTCTGACTACTGAAGTATTTCCAGAGTCAGATCATGCCACACTCGCAGAGCTTGTTAAAGCCAGGGAAAGACTTTTCGAGATTGTTACGATTCGGAATGACCGGCAAGACTACGAACTTACCTGCAAAGCTTGGCTTTCAAGACTCAAGGAAAATCGTACTGCTGCAATCAATCTTGTCGGCTCTGAAGTAGTTGCCCGTTATGAAAAATATCTCAAGTTTTGCATGATTGGTTTCCACACTGGAAGTATTAACCTGGCGCGGATTACAATGCGTCGCATTGACAAGCCATGTAAGTAA
- a CDS encoding class I SAM-dependent methyltransferase has translation MNYGYVDLSPDVNNLELSAEEREEIYCAQLYHHVANAVPLNGCDVLEVGCGRGGGSSYIMRSLEPKTMTGIDFSEKNIAFCQKLDVISGLNFCVGDAELLPFTDSSFDVVVNIESSHCYAAVEKCFDEVFRVIRPRGYFLFADFRPSNVIDNIRKSLEISGFKVIKDGLITENVLKAMDLDNTRRLTVISQDIPKYLQGIARWFAESKDSPIYEEFKNRKSEYFCYVLQKP, from the coding sequence ATGAATTACGGATATGTCGATTTGTCTCCTGATGTTAACAATTTAGAATTAAGTGCGGAGGAGCGGGAAGAAATTTATTGCGCTCAACTTTACCACCATGTTGCAAATGCTGTTCCTTTAAACGGATGTGATGTTCTCGAAGTTGGGTGTGGTCGTGGTGGTGGCTCTTCCTATATTATGCGCTCTTTGGAACCAAAAACCATGACTGGGATTGATTTTTCAGAAAAAAATATCGCTTTTTGCCAAAAGCTGGATGTGATTTCAGGGCTAAATTTTTGTGTTGGAGATGCAGAACTATTACCATTTACAGACTCTTCATTTGATGTGGTTGTAAATATCGAATCATCTCATTGCTATGCTGCCGTTGAAAAATGTTTTGATGAAGTATTTAGAGTAATTCGTCCTCGTGGTTACTTTTTATTTGCTGATTTTCGTCCCAGTAATGTAATTGACAATATTCGGAAATCATTAGAAATATCTGGTTTCAAAGTTATTAAAGATGGGTTAATTACAGAAAATGTTCTGAAAGCAATGGATTTAGATAACACAAGAAGATTAACTGTGATTAGCCAAGATATTCCTAAGTATCTTCAGGGTATCGCCCGATGGTTTGCAGAATCAAAAGATTCTCCTATTTATGAAGAATTTAAAAATCGAAAATCTGAATATTTTTGCTATGTTTTACAAAAACCTTAG
- a CDS encoding fatty acyl-AMP ligase — protein sequence MKQFNNLVELLDYRATIEPQKQAYTFLSDGETKELNLTYRDLELQAKAIAAQLQSLNLTGERALLLYPPGLDYITAFFGCLYAGVIPIPTYPPRPNRSLSRLVAIVRNAQAKIALTSTSAFSKVERKFTEIPELKTLYCFKTDIINCDIAQKWQYPVIHSDSLAFLQYTSGSTGSPKGVMVSHQNLLHNLKIIHQAFEHNNQSQGVIWLPPYHDMGLIGGILEPIYSGFPVTLMSPFSFVQKPRRWLEAISKYRATTSGGPNFAYDLCVDKITAEQKANLDLSSWEVAFNGAEKVRVQTLERFTTAFADCGFQASAFYPCYGMAEATLFISGGFKDKAPNIINVDSEALKNKKIIYKTTNNNYSENKKIYQLVSCGHSWLEQEVIIVDPETLQECSENQIGEIWVRSASITQGYWNQSELTKKNFEAILREKVENKFFRTEDLGFFSNGELYITGRMKDLIIINGRNHYSQDIELTVETSHTTIIPNSCAAISVDIDGEEKLAILAEVKFAYKGESEEICKKIRTNIATIHEIKVDTIKLLKKGTIPKTSSGKIQRFLCHQLISNS from the coding sequence ATGAAACAGTTTAATAATTTAGTAGAGCTTTTAGATTATAGAGCAACTATTGAACCCCAAAAACAGGCTTACACTTTTCTAAGTGATGGTGAAACCAAAGAACTGAATTTAACTTATAGAGATTTAGAATTACAAGCCAAAGCGATTGCGGCTCAATTACAATCGCTAAATTTAACCGGAGAAAGAGCTTTATTACTCTATCCTCCTGGTTTAGATTACATCACTGCTTTTTTTGGTTGTTTATATGCAGGTGTAATTCCTATACCTACTTATCCACCTCGTCCTAATCGTTCGCTATCCCGTTTAGTAGCTATTGTTCGTAATGCTCAAGCAAAAATTGCTTTGACTAGTACTTCAGCTTTTAGTAAAGTAGAGCGCAAATTTACTGAGATACCAGAATTAAAAACATTATACTGTTTCAAAACAGACATAATTAATTGTGACATCGCACAAAAGTGGCAATATCCTGTTATTCACAGTGATAGTCTCGCTTTTCTTCAATATACTTCTGGCTCTACTGGCTCACCTAAAGGAGTTATGGTTAGCCATCAAAATCTTTTACATAATTTAAAAATTATTCATCAAGCATTTGAACATAATAATCAAAGTCAAGGTGTTATCTGGCTACCTCCGTATCACGATATGGGATTAATTGGAGGAATATTAGAACCAATTTACAGTGGTTTTCCTGTCACTTTGATGTCACCATTTAGCTTTGTGCAGAAACCGAGAAGGTGGTTAGAAGCCATATCAAAATATAGGGCAACTACTAGCGGCGGTCCTAATTTTGCTTATGATTTGTGTGTTGATAAAATTACTGCTGAACAAAAAGCTAATCTTGACTTAAGCAGTTGGGAAGTTGCTTTTAATGGTGCAGAAAAAGTAAGAGTCCAAACTTTAGAAAGATTTACTACCGCTTTTGCAGATTGCGGATTTCAAGCTTCTGCTTTCTATCCTTGTTACGGGATGGCTGAAGCTACTTTATTTATTTCCGGCGGTTTTAAAGATAAAGCTCCTAATATTATCAATGTTGATAGTGAAGCTTTAAAAAATAAAAAAATAATTTATAAGACAACAAATAATAATTATTCTGAGAATAAAAAAATATATCAATTAGTTAGTTGTGGTCATAGTTGGTTAGAACAAGAAGTAATTATTGTTGACCCAGAGACTTTACAAGAATGTTCAGAAAATCAAATAGGTGAAATTTGGGTTAGGAGTGCCAGTATCACTCAAGGTTATTGGAATCAATCAGAGCTAACGAAAAAAAATTTTGAAGCTATTTTAAGAGAAAAGGTAGAAAACAAGTTTTTCAGAACTGAAGATTTAGGATTTTTCAGTAACGGAGAATTATATATAACCGGTCGTATGAAAGATTTAATTATTATAAATGGTCGTAATCACTATTCTCAAGATATTGAGTTGACCGTAGAAACAAGTCATACTACTATTATTCCTAATTCTTGTGCAGCTATTAGTGTAGATATAGATGGAGAAGAAAAATTAGCGATTTTAGCAGAAGTAAAGTTTGCTTATAAAGGAGAATCTGAAGAAATTTGCAAAAAAATTCGTACTAATATCGCCACTATTCATGAAATTAAGGTAGATACTATAAAGTTACTTAAAAAAGGTACTATTCCAAAAACTTCTAGCGGTAAAATTCAACGTTTTCTATGTCACCAATTGATAAGCAATTCATAA
- a CDS encoding MFS transporter encodes MRNFICIWFGQVISLIGSGLTSFALGVWVYQLTGSTIQFSLIYLFIELPYILVAPLSGVIADNWNRRWIMILADIASGISTFLVAILLYYDALKIWHVYLAIAFHSISEGFQIPAYHSIPTLLVNKKYFGQVNGMIQLSLAAEKLLSPVLAGILLEAIQLKGIILIDFATFGIALLTLLFVRFPKHQLNIKNKISENRPWKEISDAWNYIWRRPGLFNLLMFFVITNFTIGLAQVLITPMVLGFTDVQTLGKILSIAGSGYFFGAILMTAWGGSNKKIQRVFCFEIFLGIGILLTGLRPSPILITVSGFLVFFSIPIIMGCANAIRQVKVAPEYQGRVFAIWGAIAYSSFPLAYVIAGPLTDYIFQPLLLEGGLLSNSIGTLIGVGVGRGIGLMFILIGILVILATTIAYQYPSIRFVEDRLPDIK; translated from the coding sequence ATGAGAAATTTCATTTGTATTTGGTTTGGGCAAGTTATCTCTTTAATTGGTTCTGGTTTAACAAGTTTTGCTCTTGGAGTATGGGTATATCAGTTAACTGGATCGACGATACAATTTTCTCTAATTTATTTATTCATTGAATTACCATACATTTTAGTTGCTCCTTTATCTGGAGTAATTGCAGATAACTGGAATCGTCGCTGGATAATGATTTTAGCTGATATAGCTTCTGGAATCAGCACTTTTCTTGTTGCTATACTGCTATATTATGATGCTTTGAAAATTTGGCATGTTTATTTAGCAATAGCTTTTCACTCGATATCTGAAGGATTTCAAATACCTGCTTATCATTCTATTCCAACTTTACTTGTTAACAAAAAATATTTTGGTCAAGTTAATGGAATGATTCAACTATCACTAGCAGCGGAAAAATTATTATCCCCCGTACTTGCAGGAATACTCTTAGAAGCAATTCAACTAAAAGGAATAATATTAATTGACTTTGCCACTTTTGGTATCGCATTATTAACCTTGTTATTTGTACGTTTCCCTAAGCATCAGTTAAACATTAAAAATAAAATCAGTGAAAACAGACCATGGAAAGAAATTAGCGATGCTTGGAATTATATCTGGAGAAGACCTGGATTATTCAATCTATTAATGTTTTTTGTTATAACTAATTTTACTATTGGCTTAGCTCAAGTTTTAATTACACCAATGGTTTTAGGTTTTACTGATGTACAAACACTAGGAAAAATTTTATCTATCGCTGGTAGCGGTTATTTCTTTGGTGCTATATTGATGACAGCTTGGGGCGGATCAAATAAAAAAATTCAAAGGGTATTTTGTTTTGAAATCTTTCTCGGTATTGGCATTTTGCTGACAGGATTAAGACCATCGCCTATCCTAATTACCGTTTCTGGTTTTTTAGTATTTTTTAGTATTCCTATTATTATGGGTTGTGCCAATGCTATCAGGCAAGTTAAAGTTGCTCCAGAATATCAAGGAAGAGTATTTGCTATTTGGGGAGCTATCGCCTATTCATCTTTTCCTTTAGCTTATGTTATTGCAGGTCCGTTGACAGATTATATTTTTCAGCCTCTACTCCTAGAAGGAGGTTTACTGAGTAATAGTATAGGAACTTTGATTGGAGTAGGAGTTGGGCGTGGTATTGGTTTAATGTTTATTTTAATAGGAATATTAGTGATTTTAGCTACTACTATTGCTTATCAGTATCCTTCAATTAGATTTGTTGAAGATAGACTACCGGATATAAAATAA